One Granulicella sp. 5B5 DNA window includes the following coding sequences:
- a CDS encoding RNA chaperone Hfq: protein MPLFKRKQKGPPAGDTGQEALYLKSLSDRQVPVAVKLRDGEVVHGWIEYFDDMMVRLTREGKPNLFIYKTQIRTITEGSGSASRRSPQRETL, encoded by the coding sequence ATGCCGCTATTCAAAAGAAAACAGAAGGGCCCGCCGGCAGGCGACACCGGCCAGGAGGCGCTCTACCTCAAGAGCCTCAGCGATCGCCAGGTCCCGGTCGCCGTCAAGCTACGCGACGGCGAGGTCGTCCACGGCTGGATCGAGTACTTCGACGACATGATGGTGCGCCTCACCCGCGAGGGCAAGCCCAACCTTTTCATCTACAAGACCCAGATCCGCACCATCACAGAAGGTTCGGGCTCGGCCTCACGCCGCTCTCCGCAGCGCGAGACACTGTAG
- a CDS encoding inositol monophosphatase family protein, with product MSDFLPIAETIAREAGVLLRDFYHRGVSAEYKGDVDIVTEADRASEKLIVSRLHEHLPTHGVYGEEGTRTALDAEYRWYIDPLDGTTNFAHGFPVFAVVMGCERRSSDLARRPPGLKPDEDGEMVAGVIYDPLRDEMFTAARGEGAFLNGNRIHVSTAKLLQESLIATGFPSQKRHTSPNVHFYHEFTLRSHGVRRAGAAAIDLAYVACGRLEGYWEFQLNPWDTSAGYLLVEEAGGTVTHFDGSKFTLDSREVLATNGLIADEMVQLFRDMFAGRNLEPIPTPAEFAARRAQSK from the coding sequence ATGAGCGACTTTCTCCCCATCGCCGAAACCATCGCCCGCGAGGCCGGCGTCCTTCTGCGCGACTTCTACCACCGTGGCGTCTCCGCCGAGTACAAGGGCGACGTCGACATCGTCACCGAAGCCGACCGCGCCAGCGAAAAGCTCATCGTCAGCCGCCTGCATGAGCATCTGCCCACGCACGGCGTCTACGGCGAAGAGGGTACCCGCACCGCCCTCGATGCCGAGTACCGCTGGTACATTGATCCCCTCGACGGCACCACCAACTTCGCCCACGGCTTCCCGGTCTTCGCCGTCGTCATGGGCTGCGAACGCAGGTCTTCAGATTTAGCTCGCCGGCCGCCCGGCCTCAAGCCTGACGAAGACGGCGAGATGGTCGCCGGCGTCATCTACGACCCTCTGCGTGACGAGATGTTCACCGCCGCCCGCGGCGAGGGCGCTTTTCTGAATGGAAACCGTATCCACGTCTCCACTGCAAAGCTCTTGCAGGAGTCCCTCATCGCCACCGGCTTCCCTAGCCAGAAGCGCCACACCAGCCCCAACGTGCACTTCTATCATGAGTTCACGCTGCGCAGCCACGGCGTGCGTCGCGCGGGCGCGGCGGCAATCGACCTCGCCTACGTCGCCTGCGGCCGCCTCGAAGGCTACTGGGAGTTCCAGCTCAACCCCTGGGACACCTCCGCCGGCTACCTGTTGGTCGAAGAAGCGGGCGGCACCGTCACCCACTTCGACGGCAGCAAGTTCACCCTCGACAGCCGAGAGGTGCTGGCCACCAATGGCCTCATCGCCGATGAGATGGTGCAACTCTTCCGCGACATGTTCGCGGGCCGCAACCTCGAACCCATCCCCACCCCGGCAGAGTTCGCCGCCCGTCGCGCCCAGAGCAAGTAG
- a CDS encoding ferredoxin family protein, with protein MAYVIAEPCIGTKDTACVDACPVDCIHPKKDEGTYGDSEQLFIDPVECIDCGACVPVCPVSAIYAADDLPEKWAVFQEKAVTHYGR; from the coding sequence ATGGCGTACGTTATCGCAGAACCCTGCATCGGCACTAAGGACACAGCTTGCGTCGACGCTTGCCCCGTGGATTGTATCCACCCCAAGAAGGACGAAGGCACGTACGGCGACTCCGAGCAGCTCTTCATCGACCCCGTCGAGTGCATCGACTGCGGCGCATGCGTCCCGGTCTGCCCCGTCTCGGCCATCTACGCCGCTGACGACCTGCCCGAAAAGTGGGCTGTCTTCCAGGAGAAGGCCGTCACGCACTACGGCCGCTAA
- the recO gene encoding DNA repair protein RecO → MAEGRQIPHHGEAIVLRTWPFHEADLLVSLFTRDQGKVKGVARHAMRSRRRFGGALEPATRVLAHYTERPKQELVRLDSFEILWSPLSAPIDTLRLAALQLVTEVLEEAMPDLAPEDNLYRLAVTTLAAIQAGCPTSGLSDVGSQSASQSPQIYLPVTYFALWMNRLMGWMPELGHCAACGLDLKGQTVYWSPLADGVTCHDDRRPQSRPLSAASVAESHRIARTPLAELATEDWPATRAADLRAFAIGTLERHLERRLRSAAFLSI, encoded by the coding sequence ATGGCAGAAGGCCGCCAAATTCCGCACCACGGCGAAGCCATCGTGCTCCGCACCTGGCCCTTCCATGAGGCCGACCTGCTCGTCTCGCTCTTTACGCGCGATCAGGGCAAGGTCAAAGGCGTCGCGCGCCACGCGATGCGCTCGCGCAGAAGGTTCGGCGGCGCGTTAGAGCCTGCAACACGAGTCCTCGCCCACTACACCGAGCGCCCCAAACAGGAGCTTGTCCGTCTCGACAGCTTCGAAATCCTCTGGTCCCCGCTCTCCGCGCCCATCGACACCCTTCGCCTCGCCGCACTGCAACTGGTCACCGAGGTCCTTGAAGAGGCCATGCCCGACCTCGCCCCCGAGGACAACCTCTACCGCCTCGCCGTCACCACACTCGCCGCCATTCAAGCCGGGTGCCCCACGTCTGGACTCTCAGACGTGGGTTCGCAGAGTGCCAGCCAGTCACCCCAGATCTACCTCCCCGTCACCTACTTCGCGCTCTGGATGAACCGCCTGATGGGCTGGATGCCTGAGCTGGGCCACTGCGCGGCCTGCGGCCTCGACTTGAAGGGCCAAACCGTCTACTGGTCCCCGCTCGCCGACGGCGTCACCTGCCACGACGACCGCCGCCCCCAATCCCGCCCGCTCAGCGCCGCCTCGGTCGCCGAAAGCCATCGCATCGCCCGCACCCCGCTTGCGGAGTTAGCCACCGAAGACTGGCCCGCCACCCGCGCCGCCGACCTCCGAGCCTTCGCCATCGGCACCCTCGAACGCCACCTAGAACGCCGCCTCCGCAGCGCAGCCTTCCTGAGCATTTAG
- a CDS encoding glycine--tRNA ligase subunit alpha codes for MSSAVAKQALTFQELLFTLQKFWAEHGCVLQQPYDLEVGAGTMSPDTFLRVLGPTPINIAYAQPSRRPADGRYGENPNRLFRHTQLQVILKPPPERVQELYLASLEAIGIDLAQHDIKFEEDNWEWPVGGAWGVGWQVMLDGQEITQFTYFQQCGGMDLDPISGEITYGLERLAQFVQDLDSVFDIVWTRDPVTGKELTYGQVRLHEEQQFSSYSFDYADVDKLWQHLNLYEAECKALLDRARTLFADAADGRSGLQPGQSVSPDALSILRFPTLGAYELALKCSHTFNLLDARGAISVTERVGVMARIRNLIVGVAKIYAEQGRLTAAA; via the coding sequence ATGTCTTCGGCAGTCGCAAAGCAAGCCTTAACCTTCCAGGAACTCCTCTTCACGCTCCAGAAATTCTGGGCCGAGCACGGCTGCGTGCTCCAGCAGCCCTACGACCTCGAGGTCGGCGCCGGCACCATGTCGCCCGACACCTTCCTGCGCGTCCTCGGCCCCACGCCGATCAACATCGCCTACGCGCAACCCTCGCGCCGCCCCGCCGACGGCCGCTACGGCGAGAACCCGAACCGCCTCTTCCGCCACACGCAGCTGCAAGTCATCCTCAAGCCACCACCCGAGCGCGTGCAGGAGCTCTACCTCGCCTCGCTCGAAGCCATCGGCATCGACCTCGCCCAGCACGACATCAAGTTCGAAGAAGACAACTGGGAGTGGCCCGTTGGCGGCGCCTGGGGAGTCGGCTGGCAGGTCATGCTCGATGGCCAGGAGATCACCCAGTTCACCTACTTCCAGCAGTGCGGCGGCATGGACCTCGACCCCATATCCGGCGAGATCACCTACGGCCTCGAGCGCCTCGCGCAGTTCGTCCAGGACCTCGACTCCGTCTTCGACATCGTCTGGACGCGCGACCCCGTCACCGGCAAAGAGCTGACCTACGGCCAGGTCCGCCTCCACGAAGAACAGCAGTTCAGTTCCTACTCCTTCGACTACGCCGACGTCGACAAGCTCTGGCAGCACCTCAACCTCTATGAGGCCGAGTGCAAAGCCCTCCTCGACCGCGCCAGAACGTTGTTTGCTGACGCGGCGGACGGTAGGTCCGGGCTTCAGCCCGGACAAAGCGTATCACCGGATGCGCTTTCAATCCTGCGCTTCCCAACCCTCGGCGCCTACGAGCTCGCGCTCAAGTGCTCGCACACTTTCAACCTGCTCGACGCCCGCGGCGCCATCTCCGTCACCGAGCGCGTCGGCGTCATGGCCCGCATCCGCAACCTCATCGTCGGCGTCGCCAAAATCTACGCCGAGCAGGGAAGACTCACCGCCGCTGCTTAG
- the glyS gene encoding glycine--tRNA ligase subunit beta — MPDFLLEIGLEEIPARMIPSAEAELLRRTLALLGKEALLSPAFDPLTDARSYSTPRRLAVFLSNVEAQQSDITEETTGPAVKIAFKDGVPTPAAEAFARKSGLTVADLKTISTPKGDYLAATITKKGRSAAEVIASELPKEIAALYWAKNMRWIPGSNERFVRPVLWLACLLDDTIVPIEFAGRTAGRATYGHRVLSTGEPFDIQSPTSYLAQLEGEYVIADVEARRHKIRKALDHVTRTVPGARWREDEALVDAVTHLTEWPDVLLGSFEPTYLELPEEVLVTVMRDHQKYFAVEDADGKLAPHFLTVTNIALNDENSAIIKQGNERVLRARFNDARFFWEFDQRTPLTDRVKLLENVTFQKDLGSYAKKSQDVLELASRLANAVMNGYHLPVDTESLYIAARLAKTDLTTELVKEFTELQGIIGGLYARSQGISKIASDAIYDQYIPSSMDDLVPRSIEGAILGVADRSSTIARMFSIGLEPTGSKDPFALKRAANAIVKILAETNLPVTISSVCIASAEFSNSFELTTKLDSFFKERIEFYLREARGQAYDVIKAVMAAGAYDLRDLVARSEAVTAVRGSADFLAVCAGFKRMKNILAQASEQERVEVPEVVTMHPAEQALRSASSSVNEQFVPLATNHQYVEALEMLATLRPQIDIFFEEVMVMDPDPYVRNGRLGLLDGIIRNFSSIADFSEIVTSN; from the coding sequence ATGCCAGACTTTCTCCTCGAAATCGGACTAGAAGAAATCCCCGCCCGCATGATCCCCTCTGCGGAGGCCGAACTGCTGCGCCGCACCCTCGCGCTCCTCGGCAAAGAAGCCCTGCTGTCGCCCGCGTTCGATCCACTCACCGATGCGCGCAGCTACTCCACCCCGCGCCGCCTCGCCGTGTTCCTCTCAAACGTCGAAGCACAGCAGTCCGACATCACCGAAGAAACCACCGGCCCCGCCGTCAAAATCGCCTTCAAAGACGGCGTGCCGACTCCAGCGGCGGAAGCCTTCGCGCGCAAGTCCGGCCTCACCGTCGCCGACCTCAAAACCATCTCCACCCCCAAGGGCGACTACCTCGCGGCCACCATCACCAAGAAGGGCCGCAGCGCCGCCGAAGTCATCGCCAGCGAGCTCCCCAAGGAGATCGCCGCCCTCTACTGGGCGAAGAACATGCGCTGGATTCCCGGCAGCAACGAGCGCTTCGTGCGCCCCGTGCTCTGGCTAGCCTGCCTGCTCGACGACACCATCGTCCCCATCGAGTTCGCCGGCCGCACCGCGGGCCGCGCCACCTACGGCCACCGCGTCCTTTCCACGGGCGAGCCCTTTGATATTCAAAGCCCCACCAGCTACCTCGCACAGCTAGAAGGCGAGTACGTCATCGCCGACGTAGAAGCCCGCCGCCACAAAATTCGCAAGGCGCTCGATCACGTCACGCGCACGGTCCCCGGCGCTCGTTGGCGCGAGGACGAAGCACTCGTCGACGCCGTAACCCACCTAACCGAATGGCCCGACGTCCTCCTCGGCAGCTTCGAGCCAACCTACCTCGAGCTCCCCGAAGAAGTCCTCGTCACCGTCATGCGCGACCACCAGAAGTACTTCGCGGTCGAAGACGCGGACGGCAAACTCGCCCCGCACTTCCTCACCGTCACCAACATCGCGCTCAACGACGAGAACTCCGCCATCATCAAGCAGGGCAACGAGCGAGTTCTCCGCGCACGTTTCAACGACGCCCGTTTCTTCTGGGAGTTCGACCAGCGCACCCCACTCACCGACCGCGTCAAGCTTCTCGAAAACGTCACCTTTCAAAAAGACCTCGGCAGCTACGCGAAGAAGAGCCAAGATGTATTGGAACTCGCATCGCGGTTAGCGAATGCAGTCATGAATGGGTACCATCTGCCTGTTGATACAGAAAGCCTCTATATCGCTGCTCGTCTTGCAAAGACAGACCTCACCACTGAACTTGTCAAAGAGTTCACAGAACTCCAGGGAATTATCGGTGGACTGTACGCTAGGTCACAAGGCATCTCGAAGATTGCAAGCGATGCCATCTATGATCAGTACATTCCATCTAGTATGGACGACTTGGTTCCACGTAGCATTGAAGGTGCCATTCTAGGAGTGGCGGATCGCTCTAGTACTATCGCTCGGATGTTTTCAATCGGACTAGAACCAACAGGGTCAAAGGATCCGTTTGCCCTAAAACGCGCTGCGAACGCGATCGTGAAGATTCTCGCTGAGACAAATCTTCCTGTGACAATCTCATCCGTCTGTATAGCATCAGCTGAATTTTCTAATAGTTTCGAACTGACCACCAAGTTAGATTCCTTCTTCAAAGAACGTATCGAATTTTACCTGCGCGAAGCTCGCGGCCAAGCCTACGATGTTATTAAAGCTGTTATGGCCGCTGGAGCCTATGACCTTCGCGACCTAGTAGCCCGCTCGGAGGCCGTCACTGCCGTGCGTGGCAGCGCTGACTTTCTTGCAGTCTGCGCTGGCTTCAAACGTATGAAGAACATTCTGGCGCAAGCAAGCGAGCAGGAACGTGTTGAGGTTCCAGAAGTCGTAACGATGCACCCGGCTGAACAGGCCCTGCGATCAGCTTCGAGCAGTGTCAACGAACAGTTTGTCCCGCTCGCCACCAATCATCAATATGTAGAAGCTCTTGAGATGTTGGCGACTCTTCGTCCTCAGATCGATATCTTCTTTGAAGAAGTTATGGTGATGGATCCAGATCCTTATGTCAGGAACGGACGTCTTGGTCTGTTGGACGGCATAATTCGCAATTTCTCCTCCATCGCCGACTTCTCCGAGATCGTCACCTCCAACTAA
- a CDS encoding alkene reductase: MPNLFDPLQLGPITLPNRVIMAPLTRLRGTPDHIPTPLIAEYYAQRASAGLIISEGTPVSPMGVGYAQVPGIWSEQQTEQWSHITTAVHAAGGRIFAQIWHVGRVSHPLFLNGQQPVAPTALAPEGFVSLVRPQRPFETPRALDIAEIRSTIADYKRGAQNAKAAGFDGVELHGANGYLIDQFLQSGTNHRTDAYGGPVENRARFMLEAVDAVSEVWGADRVGMHLAPRGGYMSISDANPSETFGYVATELGKRGLAFLMSREHEGPDWLTPQLKQQFGGVYIANEGFTYESANAAVERGDCDAVGFGKLFISNPDLPARFARQAELTAPIPETFYSHSPEGYIDYPALA; this comes from the coding sequence ATGCCGAACCTCTTCGACCCGCTCCAACTCGGCCCCATCACGCTCCCCAACCGCGTCATCATGGCCCCACTCACGCGCCTGCGGGGCACGCCCGACCACATCCCCACGCCCCTCATCGCGGAGTACTACGCCCAGCGCGCCTCCGCCGGCCTCATCATCTCCGAAGGCACGCCCGTCAGCCCCATGGGCGTCGGCTACGCGCAGGTCCCGGGCATCTGGTCGGAGCAACAGACTGAGCAGTGGTCGCACATCACCACCGCCGTCCACGCCGCCGGCGGCCGCATCTTCGCGCAGATCTGGCACGTCGGCCGCGTCTCGCACCCACTCTTCCTCAACGGCCAGCAGCCCGTTGCGCCCACCGCTCTCGCGCCGGAGGGCTTCGTCTCGCTCGTTCGCCCTCAGAGGCCCTTTGAGACGCCCCGCGCGCTCGACATCGCCGAAATCCGCAGCACCATCGCCGACTACAAGCGCGGCGCTCAGAACGCCAAGGCCGCCGGCTTCGACGGCGTCGAACTCCACGGCGCCAATGGCTACCTCATCGACCAGTTCCTGCAGTCAGGCACCAACCACCGCACCGACGCCTACGGTGGCCCGGTCGAAAACCGCGCCCGCTTCATGCTGGAGGCAGTCGATGCCGTCTCCGAGGTCTGGGGCGCCGACCGTGTCGGCATGCACCTGGCCCCGCGCGGAGGATATATGAGCATCTCCGACGCCAACCCCTCCGAGACCTTCGGCTACGTCGCTACTGAGCTCGGCAAGCGCGGCCTCGCCTTCCTCATGTCCCGCGAGCACGAAGGGCCTGATTGGCTCACGCCACAGCTCAAGCAGCAGTTCGGCGGCGTCTACATCGCCAACGAGGGCTTCACCTATGAGAGCGCAAACGCCGCCGTCGAACGCGGCGACTGCGACGCCGTCGGCTTCGGCAAGCTGTTCATCTCCAACCCTGATCTGCCCGCACGCTTTGCCCGCCAGGCAGAACTCACGGCTCCCATCCCGGAAACCTTCTACTCCCACAGCCCCGAGGGCTACATCGACTACCCCGCACTCGCCTGA
- a CDS encoding DUF4260 domain-containing protein encodes MTEVGAQGVPRKLLRLESLAVLVGAVTVYALSHDNWLVFAVLLLTPDLAMLGFMAGPRVGAFCYNTVHTYLGPVALLGYSFVRPEVQPYALIWLAHVAMDRALGYGLKYGTSFSETHLGRIGALRRPSGAKAPSTS; translated from the coding sequence ATGACAGAGGTTGGAGCGCAGGGCGTGCCGCGGAAGCTTTTGCGGTTGGAGTCGCTGGCAGTGCTGGTGGGTGCGGTGACGGTGTATGCGCTGTCGCACGACAACTGGCTGGTGTTCGCGGTGCTGCTGCTGACGCCGGACCTGGCGATGCTGGGCTTCATGGCTGGACCGCGGGTGGGGGCCTTCTGCTACAACACCGTGCACACGTACCTTGGGCCAGTGGCGCTGCTGGGCTACTCGTTCGTGCGGCCGGAGGTGCAGCCGTATGCACTGATCTGGCTGGCGCACGTGGCGATGGACCGCGCCCTGGGTTATGGGTTGAAGTACGGCACAAGCTTCAGTGAGACGCACCTGGGACGAATTGGCGCGCTGCGACGGCCCTCCGGAGCCAAAGCCCCTTCCACTTCTTGA
- a CDS encoding LptA/OstA family protein has protein sequence MALTIKRLRWVIAAAALLLTVVVAAYIGFGRYRAVKAYLDVIRKAGITVSHDTNGLTVSKSEQGRTIFTLHAQKGTQIGDGKWSLHGVNVILYSRDGQHNDVINGDDFTYDEHEGIVRAIGEVHMDLEAPDSLTSAGRSSLRPLAGAPPGSGHEPANVIHVRTSGVVYLRKLGIAATDQRVEFYYGGIEGTAQGAEYNTSLSTLRLLSNVTATGILRNRPFVLHAASADIDRSANVATLPHTVATSAGHTASADLTLLNLRSDGSIASAKATGHVRLTNATQTVEAAELDSTFTKSTVPIAARLSGGVQLVDTDPMRPAQGSSPAADLAFDARGLLSSVTTSGASQLVLTDKRTLPGGLLREVHADRIVARFSTAGKGSNAKSQLTDIQATGSAEIRGESLDTRAHPPASQGSGVPIKLTTLTADDLDLTLVNTVNGHAEPDKLFAHGHTLLRENAPTGEVETSTGDQLSAVFAQAETHGKQQLALASAIQTGHVLVQRLAPRRNGRTGSQSQPQEFGTATAESASYNSVTGKLTLIGNTHLTQDDATLTAATVILDQRNQDADAAGNVQTTFARAATGASSFPPADFTHVLSTTAHFTHKTQQAEFRGTDAQPARMWQQASQVQAATLILDDRNHTFSARPGSSAGLVHAVFADVSSETHGPSSAFHSEKSSMGRMRYVRVAAARMDYSDARREAVFTGPQGVLLEADAGTIRAQQATAYLTPAAKTPAAKPTGAPSSKESTPFNGSLDRVVITGDVRLEQPGRHGTGEELVYTAATGASVLTGTPVKPPVIVDTQHGNITGSSLLFADAGSTIVVLGNAPGTSPRRVHTETQIQQGKEERQ, from the coding sequence ATGGCTCTTACGATCAAGCGCTTACGGTGGGTCATTGCGGCAGCGGCACTGCTGCTTACCGTCGTCGTCGCTGCCTATATCGGCTTCGGCCGTTACCGCGCCGTCAAGGCCTATCTCGACGTCATCCGGAAGGCCGGAATCACCGTCTCGCACGACACCAATGGCCTGACAGTCTCCAAGAGCGAGCAGGGTCGGACCATCTTCACCCTTCACGCGCAGAAGGGCACACAGATCGGCGATGGCAAGTGGAGCCTTCACGGCGTCAACGTCATCCTCTACAGCCGCGACGGCCAGCACAACGACGTCATCAACGGCGACGACTTCACCTACGACGAGCACGAGGGAATCGTCCGTGCCATCGGAGAAGTCCACATGGACCTCGAAGCCCCCGACTCGCTCACCTCCGCTGGCCGCTCGTCTCTCCGCCCTCTGGCTGGCGCGCCACCCGGAAGCGGCCACGAACCCGCCAACGTCATCCATGTCCGCACCAGTGGAGTCGTCTACTTGCGCAAGCTAGGCATCGCCGCAACGGACCAGCGCGTCGAGTTCTACTACGGCGGCATCGAAGGCACCGCGCAGGGCGCCGAGTACAACACCAGCCTCAGCACCTTGCGCCTGCTCTCCAACGTAACCGCTACCGGAATACTCCGAAACCGCCCCTTTGTGCTGCACGCCGCCAGCGCCGACATCGACCGCAGCGCCAACGTAGCAACGCTGCCACACACCGTTGCCACCTCCGCAGGGCACACGGCAAGCGCCGATCTGACACTCCTGAACCTCCGCAGCGACGGCTCGATCGCATCGGCGAAGGCGACGGGCCATGTCCGGCTCACGAACGCCACCCAGACCGTCGAGGCTGCCGAGCTGGACAGCACCTTCACCAAGTCCACCGTGCCCATCGCTGCGCGTCTCAGCGGCGGGGTGCAGCTCGTAGACACAGACCCCATGCGCCCCGCACAAGGCTCCTCCCCCGCCGCCGATCTAGCCTTCGATGCACGCGGTCTCTTGAGCAGCGTTACTACTTCAGGCGCATCACAGCTCGTTCTCACGGACAAACGCACATTACCCGGTGGCCTGCTGCGGGAGGTCCACGCAGACCGTATTGTCGCCCGTTTCAGCACTGCGGGCAAAGGCTCGAACGCCAAGTCCCAGCTCACAGATATACAGGCGACGGGCTCAGCAGAGATCCGCGGCGAGTCGCTCGATACCAGAGCGCATCCGCCAGCAAGTCAGGGTTCGGGAGTACCGATCAAGCTCACCACACTTACGGCGGATGACCTTGATCTCACTCTGGTGAACACCGTAAACGGCCACGCTGAGCCGGATAAGCTCTTTGCTCATGGACATACGCTGCTGCGTGAAAACGCGCCGACCGGAGAAGTTGAAACGAGTACTGGCGATCAGTTGAGCGCCGTCTTTGCGCAGGCGGAGACGCATGGCAAGCAGCAGCTTGCGCTCGCTTCTGCAATACAGACGGGGCACGTTCTTGTGCAACGTCTTGCGCCTCGGCGCAATGGCCGTACCGGCAGTCAATCTCAGCCACAGGAATTTGGAACAGCCACGGCCGAGAGCGCCAGCTATAACTCAGTGACGGGCAAACTTACCCTCATAGGCAACACGCACCTCACGCAGGACGATGCGACGCTCACAGCGGCAACCGTCATCCTGGATCAGCGCAATCAGGATGCGGACGCTGCTGGCAACGTGCAGACGACGTTCGCCAGAGCGGCAACCGGCGCGTCGTCATTTCCTCCGGCCGATTTCACTCACGTATTGTCAACGACTGCGCACTTCACACACAAAACCCAGCAAGCCGAGTTCCGCGGTACCGATGCGCAGCCGGCGCGCATGTGGCAACAGGCCTCGCAGGTGCAGGCGGCTACGCTTATTCTGGACGACCGAAACCACACCTTCAGTGCGCGGCCGGGCTCTTCGGCGGGCCTCGTTCACGCGGTCTTTGCTGACGTGTCATCAGAGACGCATGGTCCCTCATCTGCGTTTCACAGTGAGAAGTCGTCTATGGGACGCATGCGTTATGTCCGTGTTGCGGCTGCCAGGATGGACTACAGCGATGCCCGCCGCGAAGCAGTTTTTACTGGCCCGCAGGGTGTACTCCTCGAAGCCGATGCCGGAACCATCCGAGCACAGCAGGCGACAGCTTATCTGACTCCGGCGGCAAAGACTCCTGCAGCAAAGCCCACAGGCGCTCCATCGAGCAAAGAATCCACGCCCTTCAACGGCTCTCTGGATCGCGTAGTGATTACAGGAGACGTCCGGTTGGAGCAGCCCGGTCGCCACGGAACGGGCGAGGAACTTGTCTACACTGCGGCTACAGGCGCCTCGGTGCTGACCGGCACCCCAGTTAAGCCGCCCGTGATCGTCGATACGCAGCACGGCAACATCACGGGCTCATCTCTCTTGTTTGCGGATGCAGGTAGTACCATCGTGGTGTTGGGCAACGCGCCTGGCACATCGCCCCGCCGTGTGCACACGGAGACGCAAATTCAGCAGGGCAAAGAAGAGAGGCAGTAG
- the lptB gene encoding LPS export ABC transporter ATP-binding protein, whose protein sequence is MRTLATEGIAKSYAGRQVVRDVSIRITQGEVVGLLGPNGAGKTTSFYMIVGLVRPDGGRVVTDGIDITHTPMYLRAREHGISYLPQEPSVFRKLSVEENILAVLETQQLTWEARRKRSENLIAQLNLGHVRKTPGYALSGGERRRVEIARCLAIGPAFILLDEPFSGIDPIAVLELQQIIFDLKASGIGVLITDHNVRETLSVTDRAYIVNEGSIFRTGTPGELGRDPEVKRIYLGENFTFGKPTQPTKGNLPHDAQNGPAEDH, encoded by the coding sequence ATGAGGACGCTCGCCACCGAAGGGATTGCGAAGTCATACGCTGGCCGTCAGGTTGTGCGAGACGTATCCATTCGCATCACGCAAGGAGAGGTGGTTGGCCTGTTGGGTCCTAACGGAGCCGGCAAGACCACCAGCTTCTATATGATCGTGGGTCTGGTGCGGCCCGATGGCGGCCGGGTGGTAACAGACGGCATCGACATCACTCACACGCCGATGTATCTTCGTGCCCGCGAGCATGGCATTAGCTATCTGCCGCAGGAGCCATCCGTCTTTCGCAAGCTCTCCGTGGAAGAGAACATCCTGGCAGTGCTGGAGACACAGCAACTCACATGGGAAGCGCGCCGCAAGCGCAGCGAAAACCTCATCGCGCAGCTCAATCTAGGGCACGTTCGCAAGACCCCGGGATACGCACTCTCCGGTGGTGAGCGTCGCCGTGTCGAGATTGCCCGCTGTCTCGCCATCGGTCCCGCCTTCATCCTGCTCGATGAGCCCTTCTCTGGCATCGATCCGATCGCCGTACTGGAGCTGCAGCAGATTATCTTCGACCTTAAGGCATCGGGCATCGGTGTACTCATCACTGACCACAACGTCCGTGAGACGCTCTCTGTCACCGACCGCGCCTACATCGTCAACGAAGGCAGCATCTTTCGGACCGGAACGCCCGGCGAGCTAGGTCGTGATCCGGAGGTCAAGCGAATCTACCTCGGCGAAAATTTCACCTTCGGCAAGCCCACCCAACCGACCAAGGGGAACCTGCCCCACGATGCCCAAAACGGCCCCGCTGAGGATCACTGA